From [Clostridium] symbiosum, a single genomic window includes:
- a CDS encoding mechanosensitive ion channel family protein: MTGHIFMLATAGTAATDAVESINRDISDLQQLKPGMIKQMLTDLGPDLMSLGWKLFIALLIFLIGRKLIRIVQKMMNASFERTGVEIGVSKFLRSLTEFILYALLVFIILGQLGVNTTSILAVLGTASLALSLSLQQSLANFAGGVLILMMKPFKVGDYIICPQGEGTVSMIGLVYTTLATVDNKAITVPNGTLANSTVTNVTAMDKRRLDLTVGIGYQSDLKKAKLILEKLYTEHPAIIKDSDITVFVDSLGDSSVMIGARGWVAAADYWKTRWDITEKIKLAFDEAGIEIPFNQMDVHIVRDGGQTAAGQSE, encoded by the coding sequence ATGACAGGACATATATTTATGCTGGCGACAGCCGGAACGGCGGCAACGGATGCGGTGGAATCAATCAACAGAGATATTTCGGATCTCCAGCAGCTGAAGCCGGGAATGATAAAGCAGATGCTGACGGACCTGGGACCTGATTTGATGTCCCTCGGATGGAAACTGTTTATTGCACTGCTGATATTTCTGATAGGAAGAAAACTGATAAGGATCGTACAGAAGATGATGAATGCGTCTTTTGAGCGGACCGGTGTGGAGATTGGCGTTTCCAAATTCCTCCGTTCCCTTACGGAATTCATCCTGTATGCACTTTTGGTGTTTATTATACTGGGACAGCTTGGGGTCAACACGACATCCATTCTGGCAGTCCTGGGTACGGCCAGCCTGGCGCTGAGCCTTTCCCTGCAGCAGAGCCTGGCCAATTTCGCCGGCGGCGTGCTGATTTTGATGATGAAACCGTTTAAGGTTGGCGATTACATCATCTGTCCCCAGGGAGAGGGCACGGTTTCCATGATTGGTCTCGTATATACGACACTGGCTACCGTTGACAACAAGGCAATCACGGTTCCCAACGGAACGCTGGCCAATTCCACCGTCACGAATGTGACGGCAATGGATAAGAGGAGACTTGACCTGACCGTGGGAATCGGATATCAGTCCGATTTAAAGAAAGCAAAGCTGATACTTGAAAAACTTTACACAGAACACCCTGCGATTATAAAGGATTCCGACATCACAGTGTTTGTAGACAGCCTGGGTGACAGCTCGGTGATGATTGGCGCAAGAGGCTGGGTTGCGGCAGCGGACTACTGGAAGACCAGATGGGATATTACGGAGAAAATAAAACTGGCGTTTGACGAAGCCGGAATTGAAATTCCATTTAACCAGATGGACGTACACATTGTCCGGGACGGAGGCCAGACAGCCGCCGGCCAATCAGAATAG
- a CDS encoding HD domain-containing protein, translating into MIREAAEFAEKAHRGAFRKGSKIPYITHPLETAVIASMMSDDEEVIAAALLHDTIEDAGVSYGELKEHFGRHVADLVAEESEDKSKTWMERKSCTINHLRSAGREIKIITLADKLSNIRSTARDYILVGEKIWERFNVKEKEKHAWYYNSMVDLLADLREYPEYQEYVRLCRSVFGRPGK; encoded by the coding sequence ATGATAAGGGAAGCTGCTGAATTTGCGGAAAAAGCACACAGAGGAGCGTTCAGAAAAGGGTCCAAGATACCTTATATAACCCATCCTCTGGAGACTGCCGTGATAGCATCGATGATGTCCGATGATGAGGAAGTGATAGCCGCCGCACTCCTTCACGATACGATTGAGGATGCCGGAGTCAGTTACGGGGAGCTGAAAGAACATTTTGGCCGCCATGTGGCGGATCTGGTAGCCGAGGAGAGCGAGGATAAATCCAAGACGTGGATGGAACGGAAAAGCTGTACCATAAATCATCTGCGCTCCGCAGGACGTGAGATTAAAATCATCACCCTGGCGGACAAGCTGAGCAATATCCGAAGCACCGCCCGGGATTACATCCTGGTAGGGGAGAAAATCTGGGAGCGTTTTAATGTAAAAGAAAAAGAGAAGCACGCGTGGTATTACAATTCTATGGTGGATCTCCTGGCGGATCTCAGAGAATATCCCGAGTATCAGGAATATGTCAGGCTCTGCCGGAGTGTGTTTGGACGTCCCGGAAAGTAA